The following are encoded in a window of bacterium genomic DNA:
- a CDS encoding rod shape-determining protein yields MDKLRQWKERILGLVSNDIGIDLGTANTLVYVKGRGIVINEPSIVALNQKTGQVVAVGAEAKNMLGRTPPHIVPVQPVIDGVISDFEITSEMLSYLINKAQAGHTKLLGPRVVVGVPSGITSVEVRAVRDAARGAGAREVHIVEEPMAAAIGIELPVHEPTGSMVIDIGGGTTDVGIISLGGLVVSRNIRIAGDKFSQDITGHVRNEHKILIGEKTAEELKIAGASILRGDKIAMTARGRDLVTGLPREIEVTDEDIRAAIGHSVDDLVEQVKDVIEATPPELLADVMQRGIYLAGGGAMIRGLPEFLTAALGVPVVVASDPLTAVVRGTAVILEDMDAFRAALLTNEDELVPTE; encoded by the coding sequence ATGGACAAGCTGCGACAGTGGAAGGAACGGATATTGGGACTCGTTTCCAATGACATAGGTATCGATCTTGGAACAGCGAATACGTTGGTGTACGTGAAAGGGCGTGGCATCGTCATCAATGAGCCGTCGATCGTCGCGTTGAATCAGAAGACCGGACAGGTGGTTGCGGTCGGTGCCGAGGCCAAGAACATGCTCGGACGGACGCCCCCGCACATCGTCCCGGTGCAGCCGGTCATCGACGGCGTCATCTCAGACTTCGAGATCACCTCGGAGATGCTTTCGTATCTCATCAACAAAGCGCAGGCAGGGCACACCAAACTGCTGGGCCCGCGGGTCGTCGTCGGTGTCCCGTCCGGAATAACGTCGGTTGAAGTGCGTGCGGTGCGCGATGCGGCGCGCGGCGCGGGTGCGCGCGAAGTGCATATCGTCGAGGAGCCGATGGCGGCAGCGATCGGCATCGAGCTTCCGGTGCATGAGCCGACGGGAAGCATGGTGATCGATATCGGGGGCGGCACGACCGACGTCGGCATCATCTCGCTCGGCGGTCTCGTCGTCTCACGCAATATACGTATCGCGGGAGACAAATTCAGTCAGGACATCACGGGGCACGTACGCAATGAGCACAAGATCCTCATCGGCGAAAAGACGGCGGAGGAGCTGAAGATAGCCGGTGCATCGATACTCCGCGGCGATAAGATCGCGATGACGGCGCGTGGGCGCGACCTCGTGACCGGACTTCCGCGCGAGATCGAAGTCACCGATGAGGATATCCGTGCGGCGATCGGGCATAGCGTCGATGATCTCGTCGAGCAGGTGAAAGACGTCATCGAGGCGACGCCGCCGGAATTGCTCGCCGACGTCATGCAGCGCGGTATCTATCTTGCCGGCGGCGGCGCCATGATCCGCGGGCTTCCTGAATTCCTCACCGCCGCCCTCGGTGTGCCGGTGGTCGTCGCGAGCGATCCTCTTACGGCAGTCGTGCGTGGTACGGCAGTCATATTGGAAGACATGGATGCATTCCGTGCCGCGCTTCTCACCAACGAAGACGAGCTCGTGCCTACCGAATAA
- the greA gene encoding transcription elongation factor GreA, which yields MIADENTYLSREKFDELTKELEHLKTVRRREIAEQLEYARSLGDLSENAEYEEARNLQAATEDRIRAVEEQLSRARIIEHTKGSNVSLGSHVTIQKIGEKDEHTYEVVGSAEANMQDRKISHLSPLGSALMGKKKGDQFSFNTPKGAQKYKIVAVK from the coding sequence ATGATCGCAGACGAAAACACCTATCTCTCTCGCGAGAAATTCGACGAGCTTACCAAGGAATTGGAACACCTGAAGACGGTGCGCCGCCGCGAGATCGCGGAGCAGCTCGAATACGCACGCTCCTTGGGCGATCTTTCAGAGAACGCCGAATACGAAGAAGCGCGTAACCTCCAGGCTGCGACTGAAGACCGCATCCGCGCCGTCGAAGAGCAGCTCTCCCGTGCACGCATCATCGAACACACCAAGGGCTCGAACGTCTCCCTCGGTTCGCACGTCACCATCCAGAAGATCGGCGAGAAAGACGAGCACACCTACGAGGTCGTCGGTTCCGCGGAAGCGAACATGCAGGATCGTAAGATCTCGCATCTCTCCCCGCTCGGCTCCGCGCTCATGGGCAAGAAGAAAGGGGATCAGTTCTCCTTCAATACGCCGAAGGGTGCTCAGAAGTACAAGATCGTTGCGGTCAAATAA
- a CDS encoding DoxX family protein, whose protein sequence is MQKWLPVIGRVLIGLLFLGGAMKFMNIAGTTAFIASVGLPMATVVFWLSTLLEVGAALAIIFGFKTRIAAWALVAYTFLTIVFFHNPIADQMQLTQALKNLAIIGGLLLLIVHSDKKEIA, encoded by the coding sequence ATGCAAAAGTGGCTTCCCGTAATCGGGCGTGTGCTCATCGGTCTTCTCTTCCTCGGAGGTGCGATGAAATTTATGAATATCGCCGGAACGACGGCGTTCATCGCTTCTGTCGGTCTTCCGATGGCAACCGTGGTGTTCTGGCTCTCGACCCTGCTCGAGGTCGGCGCAGCGCTCGCGATCATCTTCGGTTTCAAGACGCGCATCGCGGCCTGGGCGCTCGTGGCATATACGTTCCTCACGATCGTCTTCTTCCATAATCCGATCGCGGATCAGATGCAGCTGACGCAGGCTCTGAAGAATCTTGCGATCATCGGCGGCCTCCTGCTTCTCATCGTCCATTCGGACAAGAAGGAGATCGCGTAA